The Microbacterium foliorum genome has a window encoding:
- the whiA gene encoding DNA-binding protein WhiA, which translates to MALTTDVKAELVSIRNAPPTVRVAEVTSILRFAGGLHSIAGRVAVEAEVDAEILAQRVARDLAEIYGVRPEIAQVQSSTSNDGARWAVRVIASGETLARQTGLLDQRRRPVRGLPNRLTTGSRAEIAGLWRGAFLAAGTLSEPGRSAMLEVACPSSEAAMALVGAAHRLGVAAKAREVRGMPRVVVREGEAIRTILSEMGAQKTAVTWEEMRQRREVRAGVNRLVNFDDANLRRSAQAAVAACARVERALEILADEVPDHLKVAGELRLAHRDASLDELGHHADPPMTKDAVAGRIRRLLAMADKRAQQEGIPGTEAAVPAGLDV; encoded by the coding sequence GTGGCACTAACGACCGACGTCAAGGCTGAGCTGGTCAGCATCCGTAATGCACCCCCGACGGTGCGCGTCGCAGAGGTCACATCGATCCTCCGATTCGCCGGCGGACTGCATTCCATCGCCGGCCGGGTCGCCGTCGAGGCCGAGGTCGATGCCGAGATCCTCGCGCAGCGCGTCGCTCGCGATCTCGCCGAGATCTACGGTGTCAGGCCGGAGATCGCCCAGGTGCAGTCGAGCACGTCCAACGACGGTGCCCGGTGGGCCGTCCGAGTGATCGCCTCGGGTGAGACCCTGGCCCGTCAGACGGGACTGCTCGACCAGCGTCGTCGCCCCGTGCGCGGGCTGCCGAACCGCCTGACGACCGGCTCTCGCGCCGAGATCGCCGGTCTGTGGCGCGGCGCCTTCCTCGCCGCAGGAACGCTCAGCGAGCCCGGCAGGTCGGCCATGCTCGAGGTGGCGTGCCCGTCATCCGAGGCCGCGATGGCCCTGGTCGGTGCCGCGCACCGACTCGGTGTCGCCGCCAAGGCCCGTGAAGTCCGCGGCATGCCGCGGGTGGTCGTGCGCGAGGGCGAGGCGATCCGCACCATCCTCAGTGAGATGGGCGCGCAGAAGACCGCCGTGACGTGGGAGGAGATGCGTCAGCGGCGCGAAGTGCGCGCGGGCGTGAACCGCCTCGTGAATTTCGACGATGCGAACCTTCGACGCTCGGCGCAGGCGGCGGTCGCGGCCTGCGCGCGCGTCGAGCGTGCACTCGAGATCCTCGCCGACGAGGTGCCCGACCATCTGAAGGTCGCCGGTGAGCTTCGTCTCGCACACCGTGACGCGAGCCTTGACGAGCTGGGACACCACGCCGATCCGCCGATGACGAAGGATGCCGTGGCCGGCCGCATCCGCCGTCTGCTCGCGATGGCCGACAAGCGCGCGCAGCAGGAGGGCATCCCCGGCACCGAGGCGGCCGTGCCCGCAGGCCTCGACGTCTGA
- a CDS encoding superoxide dismutase, whose product MATYTLPDLPYDFAALEPHISGKIMELHHDKHHATYVAGANTALEGLAEARESGNLANVNKLEKDLAFNLGGHVNHSIFWTNLSPNGGGEPEGELKAAIDEFFGSFEKFQAHFTANALGIQGSGWSVLSWDSIGQRLIIQQLFDQQSNTAQGTVPLFQLDMWEHAFYLDYLNVKADYVKAAWNIANWENVAQRLEVAREKTNGLLVLS is encoded by the coding sequence ATGGCGACATACACGCTCCCCGACCTTCCCTACGACTTCGCAGCCCTCGAGCCGCACATCAGCGGCAAGATCATGGAGCTGCACCATGACAAGCACCACGCGACCTACGTCGCCGGCGCGAACACGGCACTCGAGGGCCTCGCCGAAGCGCGCGAGAGCGGAAACCTCGCGAACGTGAACAAGCTCGAGAAGGACCTCGCCTTCAACCTCGGCGGTCACGTCAACCACTCCATCTTCTGGACGAACCTCTCGCCGAACGGCGGCGGCGAGCCCGAGGGCGAGCTGAAGGCTGCCATCGACGAGTTCTTCGGCTCCTTCGAGAAGTTCCAGGCGCACTTCACCGCGAACGCGCTCGGCATCCAGGGCTCGGGCTGGTCGGTGCTCAGCTGGGACTCCATCGGTCAGCGACTGATCATCCAGCAGCTGTTCGACCAGCAGTCGAACACCGCGCAGGGCACGGTGCCGCTGTTCCAGCTCGACATGTGGGAGCACGCCTTCTACCTCGACTACCTGAACGTCAAGGCCGACTACGTCAAGGCCGCGTGGAACATCGCCAACTGGGAGAACGTCGCCCAGCGCCTCGAGGTGGCCCGCGAGAAGACGAACGGCCTGCTGGTACTGTCGTAA
- a CDS encoding RNA polymerase-binding protein RbpA, translating to MATGGNAIRGTRVGSGPMGEQDHGYHADRIRVSYWDGLGNETVRFFAAGLPEEEIPDTIDHPQSGLPAGRDKANPPALAKPEPYKTHLAYVKERRTDEEAVQLLEDALTQLRERRGQ from the coding sequence ATGGCTACTGGCGGCAACGCGATCCGAGGGACCCGTGTGGGTTCCGGCCCGATGGGCGAGCAGGACCACGGGTACCACGCGGATCGCATCCGCGTGTCCTACTGGGACGGTCTCGGCAACGAGACGGTGCGGTTCTTCGCGGCGGGGCTTCCCGAAGAGGAGATCCCCGATACGATCGACCACCCGCAGTCCGGTCTCCCGGCCGGTCGCGACAAGGCGAACCCGCCGGCGCTCGCGAAGCCGGAGCCCTACAAGACGCACCTCGCCTATGTGAAGGAGCGGCGTACCGACGAAGAGGCCGTCCAGCTTCTCGAGGACGCGCTCACACAGCTGCGCGAGCGTCGGGGTCAGTGA
- the secG gene encoding preprotein translocase subunit SecG gives MDILEFVLQVVLGITSVLLTLLILLHKGRGGGLSDMFGGGMSSAVGSSGLAERNLNRFTVILALAWFVAIVALGLITKFEVI, from the coding sequence GTGGATATTCTCGAGTTCGTCCTGCAGGTGGTGCTGGGTATCACCAGCGTCCTGCTGACTCTCCTCATCCTGCTCCACAAGGGTCGCGGTGGCGGCCTGTCGGACATGTTCGGCGGCGGCATGTCGTCGGCCGTCGGGTCGTCGGGTCTCGCAGAGCGCAACCTGAACCGCTTCACGGTCATCCTCGCTCTCGCGTGGTTCGTGGCGATCGTCGCGCTCGGTCTCATCACGAAGTTCGAGGTTATCTGA
- the gap gene encoding type I glyceraldehyde-3-phosphate dehydrogenase yields MSVKIGINGFGRIGRNYFRAALAQGADIEIVAVNDLTDNKTLAHLLKYDSVGGVLDADISFDDDSITVNGKAIKAFAERDPANLPWGELGVDIVIESTGFFTKADLAKKHIEAGAKKVLISAPGTGVDGTFVMGVNEDTYNPETHHIISNASCTTNCLAPLAQVFNDAFGIDRGFMMTAHAYTADQNLQDGPHSDLRRARAAAINITPASTGAAKAIGEVLPELQGKLSGSSYRVPVPTGSIVDLTLITDRENLTVDEVNEAYKKAAADGRLAGFLQYNEDQIVSSDIVHNPHSSIFDSTLTNVSGNLVKVSSWYDNEWGYSNRLVDLTEYVAERL; encoded by the coding sequence GTGTCTGTCAAGATCGGTATCAACGGCTTCGGCCGTATCGGGCGCAACTACTTCCGCGCGGCTCTCGCGCAGGGAGCGGACATCGAGATCGTCGCGGTCAACGACCTCACCGATAACAAGACCCTTGCCCACCTTCTGAAGTACGACTCCGTCGGCGGCGTCCTCGATGCTGACATCAGCTTCGACGACGACAGCATCACGGTCAACGGCAAGGCGATCAAGGCGTTCGCAGAGCGCGACCCCGCCAATCTCCCCTGGGGTGAGCTGGGCGTCGACATCGTCATCGAGTCGACCGGCTTCTTCACCAAGGCGGACCTGGCCAAGAAGCACATCGAGGCCGGCGCGAAGAAGGTCCTCATCTCGGCTCCGGGCACCGGCGTCGACGGCACGTTCGTCATGGGTGTGAACGAGGACACGTACAACCCGGAGACGCACCACATCATCTCCAACGCGTCGTGCACCACGAACTGCCTCGCCCCGCTGGCGCAGGTCTTCAACGACGCGTTCGGCATCGACCGCGGCTTCATGATGACCGCTCACGCCTACACGGCCGACCAGAACCTCCAGGACGGCCCGCACAGCGACCTGCGTCGCGCCCGTGCCGCAGCGATCAACATCACCCCGGCCTCGACCGGCGCGGCGAAGGCCATCGGCGAGGTCCTTCCCGAACTGCAGGGCAAGCTCAGCGGCTCGTCGTACCGCGTTCCGGTTCCCACCGGTTCGATCGTCGACCTGACGCTGATCACCGACCGCGAGAACCTCACGGTCGACGAGGTCAACGAGGCGTACAAGAAGGCTGCGGCCGACGGCCGTCTCGCCGGCTTCCTGCAGTACAACGAAGACCAGATCGTCTCGAGCGACATCGTGCACAACCCGCACTCGTCGATCTTCGACTCGACGCTGACCAACGTCAGCGGCAACCTGGTCAAGGTCTCCAGCTGGTACGACAACGAGTGGGGCTACTCCAACCGTCTCGTCGACCTGACCGAGTACGTGGCAGAGCGTCTCTGA
- the rapZ gene encoding RNase adapter RapZ — MADGDKGEFLIVTGMSGAGRTTVANALEDLGWYVVDNLPPQILRPLLDLTDMGGTALPKVAAVVDVRGRNLFDDFPGVARALRSRGSVRVLFLDASDDVLVRRFESVRRPHPLQGDGTLLDGIRIERQRLAPIRESADLVIDTSALNIHQLATQVSDLFAEEGAARHRVTLMSFGFKYGLPTDVDLVADMRFLPNPFWNEELRGLTGKDEPVRDYVLSREGAAEFLEAYTAALTPVLEGYQRENKSHSTVAIGCTGGKHRSVAMVEEFARRLAAVPGVAVNVRHRDLGRE; from the coding sequence ATGGCTGACGGGGACAAAGGCGAGTTCCTCATCGTCACGGGCATGTCGGGCGCCGGGCGCACGACGGTCGCGAACGCGCTCGAGGACCTCGGGTGGTACGTCGTCGACAACCTCCCGCCGCAGATCCTGCGTCCTCTGCTCGACCTCACCGACATGGGCGGAACGGCCCTCCCCAAGGTGGCGGCCGTCGTCGACGTCCGTGGCCGGAACCTCTTCGACGACTTCCCCGGTGTCGCCAGGGCACTGCGTTCACGCGGATCCGTCAGGGTGCTCTTCCTCGACGCCTCCGACGACGTGCTCGTCAGGCGTTTCGAGTCCGTGCGTCGACCGCATCCGCTCCAGGGCGACGGCACGCTGCTCGACGGCATCCGCATCGAGCGCCAGCGGCTCGCGCCGATCCGGGAGTCCGCGGATCTGGTGATCGACACCTCTGCGCTCAACATCCATCAGCTCGCCACCCAGGTCTCCGACCTGTTCGCCGAGGAGGGCGCCGCCCGCCACCGCGTCACCCTGATGAGCTTCGGGTTCAAGTACGGTCTGCCGACCGATGTCGACCTCGTCGCCGACATGCGTTTCCTGCCCAACCCGTTCTGGAACGAAGAACTGCGCGGTCTCACGGGCAAGGACGAGCCGGTGCGCGACTACGTGCTCTCCCGTGAGGGCGCCGCCGAATTCCTCGAGGCGTACACGGCCGCGCTCACCCCCGTGCTCGAGGGCTATCAGCGCGAGAACAAGAGTCATTCGACGGTCGCGATCGGCTGCACCGGCGGCAAGCACCGTTCGGTCGCCATGGTGGAGGAGTTCGCCCGACGTCTGGCCGCGGTGCCGGGAGTCGCCGTGAACGTGCGCCATAGGGACCTCGGCAGGGAATAG
- the tig gene encoding trigger factor yields the protein MANSTVEKLTPTRVKLSITVTPDDLKPSIAHAYEHIAQDVQIPGFRKGKVPAPIIDQRIGRGAVIEHAVNEGLDKFFREATVEHKLRVVGRPAADITQWPNEKDFSGDLLVDIEVDVRPEIEIPAYDGITLTVDAIEADESAIDAEVENLRARFGTLVPVDRPAAKGDFVELDLVATIDGAEIDRAEGVSYEVGSGELLEGIDDAIESLTAGEDTTFRSALVGGDHAGSEAEVSVSVKAVKERELPEADDDFAQIASEFDTIAELRASLVERVSQQGVFTQGSAARDKLVETLLEQIDIPVPPKLIEDEVHNHLEGENRLEDDVHRAEVTEASEKQFRTQVLLDTIAEQADVQVSQEELSQYLIQSASQYGMAPQEFVEALQSSNQLPALVGEVARNKALAIALGKVKVVDTNGKPVDLSDFVVTDDEAADEAAADEEPAKKAPAKKAAAKKADDTDAAEKPAAKKPAAKKAPAKKAPAKKADDAEAAEKPAAKKPAAKRRTEPAEEKAPAKKAPAKKAADKAE from the coding sequence ATGGCGAACAGCACCGTCGAGAAGCTGACCCCGACCCGGGTCAAGCTCAGCATCACGGTCACCCCCGACGACCTCAAGCCCAGCATCGCGCACGCGTACGAGCACATCGCTCAGGACGTGCAGATCCCCGGCTTCCGCAAGGGCAAGGTCCCGGCTCCGATCATCGACCAGCGCATCGGGCGCGGCGCGGTCATCGAGCACGCGGTCAACGAGGGCCTCGACAAGTTCTTCCGCGAGGCGACCGTCGAGCACAAGCTCCGTGTCGTCGGCCGTCCGGCCGCCGACATCACGCAGTGGCCGAACGAGAAGGACTTCTCGGGCGACCTGCTCGTGGACATCGAGGTCGACGTCCGTCCGGAGATCGAGATCCCCGCGTACGACGGCATCACCCTGACCGTCGACGCGATCGAGGCCGATGAGTCTGCGATCGATGCAGAGGTCGAGAACCTCCGCGCGCGCTTCGGCACGCTCGTTCCCGTCGACCGCCCGGCAGCCAAGGGCGACTTCGTCGAGCTCGACCTCGTCGCCACCATCGACGGCGCCGAGATCGACCGCGCCGAGGGCGTCTCCTACGAGGTCGGCTCCGGCGAGCTGCTCGAGGGCATCGACGACGCGATCGAGTCGCTCACCGCCGGTGAGGACACGACCTTCCGCTCCGCGCTCGTCGGCGGCGACCACGCCGGCTCCGAGGCCGAGGTCTCGGTGTCCGTCAAGGCCGTCAAGGAGCGCGAGCTCCCCGAGGCCGACGACGACTTCGCGCAGATCGCCAGCGAGTTCGACACGATCGCCGAGCTCCGCGCAAGCCTCGTCGAGCGTGTGTCGCAGCAGGGTGTCTTCACCCAGGGTTCCGCGGCTCGCGACAAGCTCGTCGAGACGCTGCTCGAGCAGATCGACATCCCGGTGCCCCCGAAGCTCATCGAGGACGAGGTGCACAACCACCTCGAGGGCGAGAACCGCCTCGAGGACGACGTGCACCGTGCCGAGGTGACCGAGGCCAGCGAGAAGCAGTTCCGCACGCAGGTGCTCCTCGACACGATCGCCGAGCAGGCCGACGTGCAGGTCTCGCAGGAGGAGCTCTCGCAGTACCTCATCCAGTCCGCGTCGCAGTACGGCATGGCTCCGCAGGAGTTCGTCGAGGCGCTGCAGTCGTCGAACCAGCTCCCCGCGCTCGTCGGCGAGGTCGCCCGTAACAAGGCGCTCGCGATCGCGCTCGGCAAGGTCAAGGTCGTCGACACCAACGGCAAGCCCGTCGACCTGTCCGACTTCGTCGTGACCGACGACGAGGCAGCGGACGAGGCTGCGGCTGACGAGGAGCCCGCCAAGAAGGCTCCGGCCAAGAAGGCGGCCGCGAAGAAGGCTGACGACACGGACGCCGCTGAGAAGCCGGCCGCGAAGAAGCCTGCGGCGAAGAAGGCCCCTGCCAAGAAGGCCCCTGCCAAGAAGGCCGACGACGCCGAGGCTGCGGAGAAGCCGGCCGCGAAGAAGCCCGCCGCCAAGCGCCGCACTGAGCCTGCCGAAGAGAAGGCTCCGGCCAAGAAGGCTCCGGCCAAGAAGGCGGCCGACAAGGCCGAGTGA
- the tpiA gene encoding triose-phosphate isomerase — MGVNTRTPLIAGNWKMNLDHLQAVAFVQKLHWTLKDAKHEDGSVEVAVFPPFTDIRSVQTLIDADKIPFALGAQDISAHDSGAYTGEVSGAFLAKLDARYVIIGHSERREYHAESDEVVAAKTKAALKHGLSPVICVGETAEDLEKFGASAVPAGQLEVALQGLPKDADIVVAYEPVWAIGSGQAATPQQAQDVCAALRTVIARVLGDDAAARTRILYGGSVKAANIASFMREPDVDGALVGGASLVVDEFAAIIRFEKHVGV, encoded by the coding sequence ATGGGTGTGAACACCCGTACCCCGCTGATCGCGGGAAACTGGAAGATGAACCTCGACCACCTGCAGGCGGTCGCCTTCGTGCAGAAGCTGCACTGGACGCTGAAGGACGCCAAGCACGAGGACGGTTCGGTCGAGGTCGCGGTGTTCCCGCCCTTCACCGACATCCGCAGCGTGCAGACGCTGATCGACGCCGACAAGATCCCGTTCGCCCTCGGCGCGCAGGACATCTCGGCGCACGATTCCGGTGCCTACACCGGCGAGGTGTCGGGTGCGTTCCTCGCGAAGCTCGACGCGAGGTACGTCATCATCGGCCACTCGGAGCGCCGTGAGTATCACGCCGAGTCCGACGAGGTCGTCGCCGCGAAGACCAAGGCCGCGCTGAAGCACGGACTCTCGCCCGTCATCTGCGTGGGAGAGACGGCGGAGGATCTCGAGAAGTTCGGCGCCAGCGCGGTGCCGGCCGGTCAGCTCGAGGTCGCCCTGCAGGGTCTCCCCAAGGATGCGGACATCGTCGTGGCATACGAGCCGGTCTGGGCCATCGGCTCGGGACAGGCGGCGACGCCGCAGCAGGCGCAGGACGTCTGCGCCGCGCTGCGCACCGTCATCGCCAGGGTGCTGGGAGACGATGCCGCGGCGCGCACCCGCATCCTCTACGGCGGATCGGTCAAGGCAGCGAACATCGCCAGCTTCATGCGCGAGCCCGATGTCGATGGCGCACTCGTCGGAGGCGCGAGCCTCGTGGTCGACGAATTCGCCGCGATCATCCGCTTCGAGAAGCACGTAGGCGTGTGA
- the uvrC gene encoding excinuclease ABC subunit UvrC, whose translation MADVLAYKPRPGEIPTNPGVYRFRDADGRVLYVGKAKNLRQRLSNYFAPLRTLHERTRRMVTTAASVEWTVVPTDVDSLQLEYMWIKEFDPPFNVRYKDDKSYPFMAVTLGDEAPRVIVTRNRKIPGARYFGPYPKVWAVHETIDLMVKAFPIRTCSDSSYKRAMQTGRPCFPGQIGKCGGPCSMTVTIDEHRAMVDDFVAFMSGGDERFTRELTTRMLAASAAMDYEAAAKYRDKLSAIEAVLGKSALVLASDEDADLFGIAEDELAAAVQHFVIRGGRVRGVRALTIEKEIDISGADLVDQVLQRAYGDAQDVPRRIIVPSLPDDAAELEVWLRERRGKKVEIAVAQRGQRADLMRTATLNAQQALIRYKTRRTSDYVARTQALTDLQDALGMSEAPLRIECFDISHLGGTNVVASMVVFEDGLPRKDQYRSFNIPETTDDTDSMYQVLRRRLAYLDRPDEADDRLPTVLPTVPVSGEIDIDAEVVEVKRKPRFAYPPQLLLVDGGQPQVEAAARALRDAGHTEIAVCGIAKRLEEIWLPGEDFPVILPRTSESLYLLQRLRDEAHRFAITHQRKRRRNDISSVLSEVPGLGASRIKVLLKHFGSVTALRGAAPSEIEEVQGIGPVLAQNIHTHLSTR comes from the coding sequence ATGGCCGACGTCCTCGCATACAAGCCCAGGCCGGGGGAGATCCCGACCAACCCCGGCGTGTATCGCTTCCGTGATGCCGACGGGCGGGTGCTGTACGTCGGCAAGGCGAAGAACCTCCGCCAGCGTCTGTCGAACTACTTCGCACCGCTGCGCACACTGCACGAACGCACGCGGCGCATGGTGACCACGGCGGCATCGGTGGAGTGGACCGTCGTTCCGACGGACGTCGATTCGCTGCAGCTGGAGTACATGTGGATCAAGGAGTTCGATCCGCCCTTCAACGTCCGCTACAAGGATGACAAGTCCTACCCGTTCATGGCGGTGACCCTCGGAGACGAGGCGCCCCGCGTCATCGTGACCAGGAATCGCAAGATCCCGGGAGCCCGCTACTTCGGCCCCTATCCCAAGGTCTGGGCGGTCCACGAGACGATCGACCTCATGGTCAAGGCGTTCCCGATCCGCACCTGCAGCGACTCCAGCTACAAGCGCGCCATGCAGACGGGACGGCCGTGCTTCCCCGGCCAGATCGGCAAGTGCGGCGGGCCGTGCTCGATGACGGTGACGATCGACGAGCACCGCGCCATGGTCGACGATTTCGTCGCCTTCATGTCCGGTGGAGACGAGAGGTTCACGCGCGAGCTGACCACGCGGATGCTGGCCGCATCCGCCGCCATGGACTACGAGGCGGCCGCGAAGTACCGCGACAAGCTCAGCGCGATCGAGGCCGTGCTCGGAAAGAGCGCGCTGGTGCTGGCATCCGATGAGGATGCCGATCTCTTCGGCATCGCCGAAGACGAGCTGGCCGCCGCAGTGCAGCACTTCGTGATCCGCGGTGGTCGGGTGCGCGGTGTCCGCGCCCTCACCATCGAGAAGGAGATCGACATCTCGGGCGCCGACCTGGTCGACCAGGTCCTGCAGCGCGCCTACGGTGATGCGCAGGATGTGCCGCGGCGCATCATCGTCCCGTCTCTTCCCGACGACGCGGCGGAACTCGAGGTGTGGCTGCGCGAGCGTCGCGGCAAGAAGGTCGAGATCGCCGTCGCTCAGCGCGGCCAGCGCGCCGATCTCATGCGCACCGCGACTCTCAACGCACAACAGGCGCTCATCCGCTACAAGACGCGGCGCACCAGTGACTACGTCGCGCGGACCCAGGCGCTCACCGACCTGCAGGATGCGCTGGGTATGAGCGAGGCGCCGCTGCGCATCGAGTGCTTCGACATCTCCCACCTCGGCGGGACCAACGTGGTCGCCTCGATGGTCGTCTTCGAAGACGGACTGCCGCGCAAAGACCAGTACCGCTCGTTCAACATCCCCGAGACCACCGACGACACGGATTCGATGTACCAGGTGCTGCGTCGACGACTCGCCTATCTCGACCGTCCCGACGAGGCCGATGACCGTCTGCCGACGGTGCTGCCCACGGTGCCGGTGTCGGGCGAGATCGACATCGACGCCGAGGTCGTCGAGGTCAAGCGCAAGCCGCGTTTCGCATATCCGCCTCAGCTCCTTCTCGTCGACGGCGGGCAGCCGCAGGTCGAGGCCGCGGCTCGCGCTCTGCGCGACGCCGGGCACACCGAGATCGCGGTGTGCGGTATCGCGAAGCGCCTCGAGGAGATCTGGCTTCCGGGCGAGGACTTCCCGGTGATCCTGCCTCGGACCAGCGAGTCGCTCTACCTGCTGCAGCGGCTGCGTGATGAGGCGCACCGCTTCGCGATCACGCATCAGCGCAAGCGGCGCAGAAATGACATCTCCTCCGTCCTCTCCGAGGTTCCCGGCCTCGGCGCATCGCGGATCAAGGTCCTCCTCAAGCACTTCGGTTCCGTGACCGCACTCCGCGGCGCCGCCCCGAGCGAGATCGAAGAGGTGCAGGGGATCGGGCCGGTGCTCGCCCAGAACATCCACACCCATCTCTCCACTCGCTAG
- a CDS encoding phosphoglycerate kinase produces the protein MTLRTLDSLGSLEGTRVIVRCDLNVPLRDGIITDDGRVRASLPTLNALINAGARVVVCSHLGRPDGAPDPQYSLAPVAQRLSELLGKPVAFARDTVGESAHEAVSSLEDGGVVVIENLRFNPGETSKDDAERGAFAAQLAELGDVLVSDGFGVVHRKQASVYDLAELLPSAAGLLIATELDVLDRLTENPERPYAVVLGGSKVSDKLGVISHLLPRVDRILVGGGMLFTFLKAQGHAVASSLLEEDQLDTVRGYIAEAKERGVELVLPTDVIVASSFSADAEHEVTAADAIESTAFGASGIGLDIGPETAARFAEVIRSSQTVFWNGPMGVFEFPAFAGGTKAVAQSLTEVEGLSVVGGGDSAAAVRQLGFTDDQFGHISTGGGASLEFLEGKKLPGLEVLGWV, from the coding sequence ATGACTCTGCGCACCCTGGATTCACTGGGTTCGCTCGAGGGCACGCGCGTCATCGTCCGTTGTGATCTCAACGTCCCGCTCCGGGACGGGATCATCACGGACGATGGCCGTGTGCGCGCCTCGCTGCCGACCCTCAACGCACTGATCAACGCGGGTGCCCGCGTCGTCGTGTGCTCGCACCTCGGACGTCCCGACGGGGCGCCCGACCCGCAGTACAGCCTCGCCCCGGTCGCCCAGCGGCTGTCCGAGCTGCTCGGCAAGCCGGTCGCGTTCGCGCGCGACACCGTCGGCGAGTCCGCGCACGAGGCCGTGTCCTCGCTGGAGGACGGCGGTGTCGTCGTCATCGAGAACCTGCGGTTCAACCCGGGGGAGACCTCGAAGGATGACGCGGAGCGGGGAGCGTTCGCCGCTCAGCTCGCAGAGCTCGGCGATGTGCTGGTCTCCGACGGGTTCGGTGTCGTCCACCGCAAGCAGGCGAGCGTCTACGACCTCGCCGAGCTGCTGCCCTCGGCAGCCGGACTCCTCATCGCGACCGAGCTCGACGTGCTCGACCGCCTCACCGAGAATCCGGAGCGCCCGTACGCGGTCGTGCTCGGAGGATCCAAGGTGAGCGACAAGCTCGGTGTGATCTCGCATCTGCTGCCTCGCGTGGATCGCATCCTCGTCGGCGGCGGCATGCTGTTCACCTTCCTGAAGGCGCAGGGCCACGCCGTGGCCTCCAGCCTCCTCGAAGAGGATCAGCTCGACACCGTGCGCGGGTACATCGCGGAGGCGAAGGAGCGTGGCGTGGAGCTCGTGCTGCCGACCGATGTCATCGTCGCCTCGTCGTTCTCGGCCGACGCCGAGCATGAGGTGACGGCCGCCGATGCGATCGAGAGCACTGCTTTCGGTGCCTCCGGCATCGGCCTCGACATCGGCCCGGAGACCGCTGCGCGGTTCGCCGAGGTGATCCGCAGCTCCCAGACCGTGTTCTGGAACGGCCCGATGGGTGTGTTCGAGTTCCCGGCCTTCGCGGGCGGCACCAAAGCCGTCGCGCAGTCGCTCACCGAGGTCGAAGGCCTCAGCGTCGTCGGCGGGGGCGATTCGGCCGCGGCCGTTCGTCAGCTCGGTTTCACCGACGACCAGTTCGGTCACATCTCGACCGGTGGCGGCGCCAGCCTCGAGTTCCTCGAGGGCAAGAAACTACCCGGCCTGGAGGTGCTCGGATGGGTGTGA